From a single Paenibacillus sp. FSL R5-0345 genomic region:
- a CDS encoding AraC family transcriptional regulator codes for MDSKIIFCQTEDTIMLPLYATTIGFWEHQAETLRPTGFPDYQLHQIHEGKGELVIQEKRYIVGEGDVFFLFPNITHSYAPISSKWKLSWISFNGREAGQMLLYAGIRESGPARLKEDRWLNPLKEMLHLPDSNELETNLERSKQLYALLLDLKRNLVSPLNEALELERIKPVLHHIESNLHRTLPLKELAEVIAVSPQYLCRLFQKTIHDRPVTYINKQRINLSKQLMFNERDKKMYEIAQLVGFENASYFCLVFKRLTGMSPEQFKQLHGLD; via the coding sequence ATCAGGCAGAAACCCTACGCCCCACCGGATTTCCAGATTATCAATTGCATCAGATCCACGAAGGAAAAGGTGAGCTTGTCATTCAGGAGAAACGATATATTGTGGGCGAAGGGGATGTCTTCTTTTTGTTTCCGAATATTACACATTCGTATGCGCCAATCAGCAGTAAGTGGAAGCTGTCATGGATTTCATTCAATGGTAGAGAAGCTGGACAAATGCTGTTGTACGCAGGAATCCGTGAATCAGGACCAGCAAGATTGAAGGAGGATAGGTGGCTAAATCCTTTAAAGGAAATGCTCCACTTGCCAGATAGTAATGAACTGGAAACGAATCTGGAACGATCCAAACAACTTTATGCGCTGCTGCTAGATTTAAAAAGAAACCTAGTCTCTCCTCTAAATGAGGCTCTTGAATTGGAGCGAATTAAACCTGTGCTTCATCATATAGAAAGCAATTTACATAGGACGCTCCCATTAAAGGAGCTTGCGGAGGTAATCGCGGTATCGCCACAGTATTTATGCAGGCTTTTTCAAAAAACAATCCATGATCGACCTGTAACCTATATCAACAAACAACGTATAAACTTGAGTAAACAACTAATGTTCAATGAACGAGATAAAAAAATGTATGAAATTGCTCAGTTAGTAGGCTTCGAAAATGCCAGCTACTTTTGTTTAGTGTTTAAGCGGTTGACTGGAATGAGTCCAGAGCAATTTAAACAGCTGCATGGTTTGGACTAG
- a CDS encoding alpha-L-arabinofuranosidase C-terminal domain-containing protein: MKTEGTLTIHTQQRGAALGDLFGIFFEDLNHAADGGLYAELVQNRSFEFDPIDRADYHALMAWEPVGRGGGRAVITVEDSNPLNDRNPHYVAIDIVAEGDGVGLMNLGFNSGIPVKEGENYKFSVYARRETSFDMPLTITIESINGTIYGEAKIAVNNYEWTRYEAVIKANATDTSSRLVIVTKGSGKVYLDMVSLFPEKTFMNRPGGMREDISRLLADLKPKFMRFPGGCLVHDGSLNPDDRDSMYRWKNTIGDVAQRPARRNNWSYNQTLGLGYFEYFQFCEDIGAKPIPVIPGGYDPHHKRMVPLDELTPWVEDALDLIEFANGDLSTEWGSIRAELGHPEPFGLEYIGIGNEEVGAPFFERYPYFHQAIKEKYPQIKVINSSGPFSAGKEYDRGWTSAKENKSDFVDEHYYCTPEWFLANHHRYDDFKADEPKVFLGEYASWGNTYYNALVEAAFMTGLQNNAHAVGLACYAPMLCNVDYINWKPDLIWFNNHEVYGTANYYVQKLFMNHQGDQLLEIEANDFTAPEERTVEAITGAISLGVDASAARFSEITLVNNVTGEVKSYSDLSEEISNLPDPAQNGTTKRILDLGEAGWDSYTLNIKATRTAGNKGFVFYFGKADDQNHLYWELGGWQNQDSIVASIINGRNSVLTHSMFSVETDVEYDLKLEVSGRHIRTYINGELINETEDKPPVIEPLYYTASVEDATGDIILKTVNVQENSVSADIVFEGLATKDLSVEVYELSGYQLEDENNFENKELVSPKQSIFTTVGSTFSYEFPKQSVTIFRIK, translated from the coding sequence ATGAAGACGGAAGGAACTCTGACAATACATACACAGCAGCGTGGTGCAGCATTAGGTGATTTATTCGGGATCTTCTTCGAGGATTTAAATCATGCGGCAGATGGTGGGCTTTATGCTGAGCTGGTTCAGAACCGATCTTTTGAATTTGATCCGATTGATCGGGCGGATTATCATGCGTTAATGGCTTGGGAGCCTGTAGGTCGTGGAGGTGGGAGGGCCGTCATCACGGTGGAGGATAGCAATCCCTTGAATGATCGTAATCCACATTATGTAGCTATTGATATTGTGGCTGAAGGTGACGGCGTTGGGCTGATGAATCTTGGATTCAATAGTGGCATTCCTGTAAAAGAAGGTGAGAATTATAAGTTCTCGGTGTATGCTCGCCGGGAAACAAGCTTTGATATGCCACTTACCATAACCATTGAAAGTATAAATGGCACTATTTATGGTGAAGCGAAAATAGCCGTGAATAACTACGAATGGACTCGATACGAAGCAGTTATTAAGGCTAATGCTACGGATACTAGCTCACGTCTTGTAATCGTTACCAAAGGGAGCGGCAAGGTATATCTGGACATGGTTTCTCTGTTTCCAGAGAAGACCTTTATGAACAGACCTGGGGGCATGCGTGAAGACATTTCACGATTACTCGCCGATTTAAAGCCTAAATTCATGCGGTTTCCGGGAGGCTGTCTGGTGCATGACGGTTCCTTGAATCCAGACGACAGAGATTCCATGTACAGATGGAAAAATACAATCGGGGATGTGGCACAAAGGCCGGCAAGGCGGAATAACTGGTCCTATAATCAGACGCTTGGGTTAGGTTATTTTGAATATTTTCAGTTCTGTGAGGATATTGGAGCCAAGCCGATTCCCGTTATTCCGGGCGGCTACGATCCACATCATAAACGTATGGTGCCGCTGGACGAATTAACGCCCTGGGTAGAGGATGCACTGGATTTGATCGAATTTGCAAATGGGGATTTATCAACGGAATGGGGAAGTATACGTGCGGAGCTTGGTCACCCGGAACCTTTTGGATTAGAGTATATCGGCATCGGCAATGAAGAGGTAGGCGCACCCTTTTTCGAGCGATATCCTTACTTTCATCAAGCCATTAAAGAGAAATATCCGCAAATCAAGGTCATTAATTCGAGCGGTCCATTCTCAGCAGGTAAGGAATATGATCGGGGCTGGACATCGGCAAAAGAGAATAAGTCTGATTTTGTAGACGAGCACTATTACTGTACACCAGAATGGTTCCTGGCGAATCATCACCGTTATGATGACTTTAAGGCTGATGAACCGAAAGTGTTCTTAGGCGAATATGCTTCATGGGGCAATACGTATTACAACGCGCTGGTGGAAGCGGCTTTTATGACGGGGCTTCAGAATAATGCGCATGCGGTTGGCTTGGCATGTTATGCGCCTATGCTCTGCAATGTGGATTATATCAACTGGAAGCCGGATCTAATCTGGTTTAATAATCATGAGGTGTATGGAACTGCGAACTACTATGTTCAAAAGCTATTCATGAACCATCAAGGAGATCAGCTACTCGAGATAGAAGCGAACGACTTCACAGCACCCGAGGAACGTACAGTTGAAGCGATCACTGGGGCGATTAGCTTGGGCGTGGATGCATCCGCTGCCCGGTTCTCCGAGATCACTTTGGTTAACAATGTTACTGGAGAAGTGAAGTCGTATTCTGATCTGTCAGAAGAGATATCAAATCTCCCGGACCCTGCTCAGAACGGAACGACCAAACGAATATTAGACCTTGGTGAGGCTGGGTGGGATAGCTATACCTTGAATATCAAGGCTACTAGAACTGCAGGGAATAAAGGGTTTGTGTTCTATTTTGGCAAAGCGGATGATCAGAATCATTTGTATTGGGAACTAGGCGGCTGGCAGAATCAGGATTCCATAGTGGCTTCTATCATTAACGGGAGAAACTCAGTTCTGACGCATTCGATGTTTTCGGTTGAAACAGACGTAGAATACGATCTGAAGCTAGAAGTATCAGGCAGACATATTCGTACTTACATTAACGGAGAGCTAATCAATGAAACAGAGGACAAACCTCCGGTCATCGAACCGCTGTATTATACAGCAAGTGTGGAGGATGCCACAGGGGATATCATTCTTAAGACAGTGAACGTACAAGAGAACAGCGTTTCTGCTGACATTGTATTTGAAGGGCTGGCAACAAAGGACTTGTCCGTCGAGGTGTATGAACTGTCGGGCTACCAGCTTGAGGACGAAAATAACTTCGAGAATAAGGAGCTTGTCTCCCCTAAGCAATCTATTTTCACAACAGTGGGAAGCACCTTTTCTTATGAGTTTCCAAAGCAATCCGTAACGATTTTTAGAATAAAATAA
- the arfA gene encoding arabinosylfuranosidase ArfA, protein MTIKSTMIIDKDFKLSEVDTRIYGSFIEHLGRAVYGGIYDPGHPTADLNGFRGDAIEAIRALNVPIIRYPGGNFVSGYNWEDGVGPKNERKHSLELAWWTTETNQVGTNEFADWAKLVGSEVMMAVNLGTRGIDAARNLVEYCNHPSGSYYSDLRISHGYKEPHAFKTWCLGNEMDGPWQIGAKTAAEYGRLANETAKAMRWVDPTLELVACGSSGSGMDTFAEWEATVLDLSYENVDYLSLHTYYNNNEDDTPNFLARSMDMDHFINSVAATCDYIQAKKKSKKKINLSLDEWNVWKSQGSSRAEKHWQIAPPEFEDVYTLEDALVVGCCLITLLKHADRVKMACIAQLINVIAPIMTENGGPLWLQTTYYPYLHASLYGRGTVLHPLISSPKYDSKDFSDVPYLEAISVYNEEQNEVTVFAVNRHLSEGLELDVDLRSFNSVNIIEHIVLKHEEIKAVNTKSNPHNVIPSQGNATFEGGHVKALLAKASWNVIRLRVNS, encoded by the coding sequence ATGACGATTAAATCCACAATGATTATTGACAAGGATTTTAAACTATCAGAAGTAGACACCCGAATCTACGGCTCCTTCATCGAGCATTTAGGCAGGGCCGTATATGGTGGTATTTATGATCCAGGTCACCCTACTGCAGATCTCAATGGTTTTCGAGGAGATGCCATTGAAGCTATCCGAGCACTAAATGTTCCTATCATTCGTTATCCCGGCGGAAATTTTGTATCCGGTTACAACTGGGAAGACGGTGTTGGGCCTAAGAACGAACGCAAGCATTCCCTAGAACTAGCTTGGTGGACAACAGAAACGAATCAAGTGGGCACTAATGAATTTGCTGATTGGGCTAAACTCGTTGGCTCTGAAGTCATGATGGCGGTTAACCTGGGCACTCGCGGCATTGACGCAGCTAGAAACCTAGTAGAGTACTGCAACCATCCTTCCGGCTCCTACTATAGTGACCTGCGAATTTCCCATGGATATAAAGAACCTCATGCCTTCAAGACCTGGTGTCTGGGTAATGAAATGGACGGCCCTTGGCAGATTGGCGCTAAAACAGCGGCTGAATATGGTCGATTAGCGAACGAAACAGCGAAGGCGATGCGCTGGGTAGATCCAACCCTAGAGCTTGTGGCATGCGGCAGTTCCGGCAGCGGTATGGACACTTTTGCAGAGTGGGAAGCTACCGTGCTAGATCTTTCTTATGAGAACGTAGACTACCTCTCACTGCATACTTACTACAACAACAACGAAGATGATACTCCTAATTTTCTAGCCCGCTCAATGGATATGGATCACTTCATCAACAGTGTAGCTGCTACCTGTGATTATATTCAAGCTAAGAAAAAGAGCAAGAAGAAAATTAATCTTTCCTTGGATGAGTGGAATGTGTGGAAGTCGCAAGGTAGCAGTCGTGCCGAAAAGCATTGGCAGATCGCTCCACCCGAATTTGAAGATGTATACACACTAGAAGATGCACTGGTCGTGGGCTGCTGTCTCATTACATTACTAAAACATGCGGATCGTGTAAAGATGGCTTGCATCGCTCAGCTTATTAATGTTATTGCCCCTATTATGACTGAAAATGGCGGTCCCCTGTGGCTTCAGACCACTTATTATCCATATCTGCATGCATCCCTATATGGCCGTGGAACCGTGCTTCATCCGTTGATCTCCAGCCCTAAATACGATTCTAAAGATTTTAGTGATGTGCCATACTTGGAAGCCATTAGTGTATACAACGAGGAGCAGAATGAAGTTACTGTCTTTGCTGTAAATCGTCATTTATCCGAGGGACTTGAACTGGACGTGGACCTACGCAGCTTTAATTCCGTTAACATCATAGAGCATATTGTGCTGAAACATGAAGAGATTAAAGCTGTAAATACCAAATCCAACCCCCATAATGTAATACCTAGCCAAGGAAATGCAACATTTGAAGGTGGACATGTGAAGGCCCTTCTCGCAAAAGCATCCTGGAACGTGATCCGTCTCCGGGTGAACAGCTAG
- a CDS encoding ArsR/SmtB family transcription factor — protein sequence MHLTTDTESLRVYEALASEVRLRIIELLDRKEMHIKELAAELYLSSAIVSTHVAKLQKAGLISSKMRRVDGGTYKYCSLSTNYLQIKLSGSRGIARKVVEVSIPVGQYTDVQASPTCGIATTDKLIGYYDDPRYFLDPERVNAGILWFAKGYIEYKVPNYLFKDQVVQEIEISMEIGSEAPHVNEKWPSDIAFSMNGRDLGKWTSPGDFGLTRGRLTPPWWNSDVNQYGLLKVLRINAGGTFIDGQQISAVTLDDVLVEQDQWTFRLSAEDSGRRRGGLTLFGRGFGNYEQDMVFRVYYE from the coding sequence ATGCACTTAACTACAGATACTGAATCGCTTCGGGTCTACGAAGCACTAGCAAGTGAAGTCAGGCTAAGGATAATCGAACTACTGGACCGCAAAGAAATGCATATTAAAGAGCTGGCAGCCGAACTCTATCTAAGCAGTGCGATAGTTAGCACCCATGTTGCCAAGCTGCAAAAAGCAGGTCTGATTAGCTCTAAAATGAGACGTGTGGATGGAGGGACATATAAGTACTGTTCATTGTCTACCAACTACCTGCAGATTAAATTATCAGGTTCTCGGGGAATCGCTAGAAAGGTTGTTGAGGTTTCGATTCCTGTAGGACAGTATACTGATGTTCAGGCATCACCTACTTGCGGAATTGCAACTACAGACAAGTTAATCGGATATTATGATGATCCACGTTATTTCCTGGACCCAGAGCGAGTGAACGCTGGTATTTTATGGTTTGCTAAAGGGTATATCGAATATAAGGTTCCTAATTATCTGTTTAAGGATCAGGTCGTGCAGGAGATAGAAATTTCTATGGAGATCGGTTCTGAGGCTCCGCATGTAAATGAGAAATGGCCTTCGGATATTGCTTTTTCTATGAATGGACGGGATTTAGGGAAATGGACAAGTCCAGGAGATTTCGGCCTAACTAGAGGACGATTAACCCCTCCTTGGTGGAATTCAGATGTTAACCAATATGGTTTGCTGAAGGTGCTGCGGATTAATGCAGGTGGAACATTTATAGATGGGCAGCAAATATCAGCGGTGACACTTGATGATGTACTTGTAGAACAGGACCAGTGGACATTTCGTTTAAGTGCAGAGGATAGCGGACGTAGAAGAGGTGGATTAACATTATTCGGACGTGGATTTGGGAACTATGAGCAAGATATGGTGTTCAGAGTCTATTATGAATAA
- a CDS encoding LacI family DNA-binding transcriptional regulator, whose protein sequence is MEKVTIKDVAREAGVSISTVSNALNDVDVLNPETKSHVLKVAKQLNYVPNLNGKLLRNGKTKMLGFFTTSVSGPYFYKLVESMSRECDRLGYGLNVFVTKDKQVIMSNILGRRVDGVIIYEEMRIDEEEIAAMVKDKIKAVFLDRPLKNDTMGSVIFDSFEAGYEATKYLISLGHKKIAYISGVDEMYDSVQRKEGYLAALRQYQLPTNEEYIIQGYFEEESTYNAIKSLVHLSPDKIPDAFLAGNDLSAIGCIQALKSHGYEVPLEISVMGFDDIDIAQYFSPPLTTVRNQIARQGILSVNHLVRMIQKKEQGEMMKLTGELIVRGSTQVKIDRY, encoded by the coding sequence ATGGAAAAGGTAACTATTAAAGATGTTGCCAGAGAGGCAGGAGTCTCCATTTCTACGGTCTCTAACGCATTAAATGACGTAGATGTATTAAACCCGGAGACGAAATCACATGTTCTTAAGGTCGCGAAGCAATTAAATTATGTTCCGAACCTAAATGGCAAGCTCCTAAGGAACGGAAAAACTAAAATGCTAGGTTTTTTTACGACGAGTGTATCGGGTCCATACTTCTATAAGCTGGTGGAGTCCATGTCTCGTGAATGTGATCGGTTAGGTTATGGGCTAAATGTATTTGTTACAAAGGATAAACAAGTCATTATGAGCAATATTCTAGGCCGGCGTGTAGATGGTGTCATTATCTACGAAGAGATGAGAATTGATGAAGAAGAAATAGCTGCAATGGTGAAAGATAAGATCAAAGCAGTGTTTCTGGATCGACCGCTTAAGAATGATACGATGGGAAGCGTGATCTTCGATTCCTTTGAAGCGGGGTACGAAGCAACCAAATATTTAATCAGTCTGGGACATAAGAAAATTGCTTACATATCTGGTGTGGATGAGATGTATGACAGTGTTCAGCGGAAAGAAGGATACTTGGCCGCCTTGCGGCAATATCAGCTTCCAACGAACGAAGAGTATATTATACAAGGATATTTTGAAGAAGAGAGCACCTATAACGCTATCAAGTCTTTAGTTCACTTGAGTCCTGATAAAATACCGGATGCTTTTCTAGCAGGGAATGATTTGAGCGCTATTGGATGTATTCAAGCTTTGAAATCGCATGGATACGAAGTCCCGTTAGAGATAAGCGTTATGGGATTTGATGACATTGATATTGCACAGTATTTCTCACCGCCATTAACTACAGTAAGAAATCAAATTGCCAGACAAGGTATTCTATCCGTTAATCACCTGGTTCGCATGATTCAGAAGAAGGAACAAGGCGAAATGATGAAATTGACAGGCGAATTGATTGTACGTGGTTCTACTCAAGTAAAGATTGATCGGTACTAA
- a CDS encoding ABC transporter permease, whose protein sequence is MSSKKPMGQRVKEFVIDYKRQWEIQSMIIPGIIFMIIFCFIPIYGLTIAFKSYTVIDTLDSAPWVGLDNFRIILSDKYFWDAVVNTLGISFLKLAIGFIIPIILSVMIYELSAGRFKKLVQTISYLPHFLSWIVLGGMLIAWFSSSGMINEILLNLAIISKPVNILLDANKYWWIATLSDIWKEAGWGTILYLAIMSKIDPTYYEAAKIDGASRMRQIWNITLPNMKPIISLNLILTVSGLLGSNLDQTLVLMNSQNREKAEVINSYVYRMGMTQGDFSYATAVGLGVSIVSVILLISANKVSSKLNDNQSVL, encoded by the coding sequence ATGAGTAGTAAGAAACCTATGGGACAGAGGGTCAAAGAATTTGTGATTGATTATAAGAGACAATGGGAAATCCAGTCCATGATCATTCCAGGAATTATTTTTATGATTATTTTTTGTTTCATTCCTATTTACGGATTGACGATTGCTTTTAAGAGTTACACCGTAATTGATACGCTCGATTCTGCACCATGGGTTGGGCTTGATAATTTCAGAATTATATTATCAGACAAATATTTTTGGGATGCTGTAGTAAATACCTTGGGGATCAGCTTTCTGAAATTAGCCATAGGTTTTATTATTCCTATTATTCTATCCGTTATGATTTACGAGTTGAGCGCTGGACGCTTTAAGAAATTAGTACAAACGATCTCTTATTTACCCCACTTTTTGTCATGGATCGTTCTGGGCGGGATGTTGATTGCTTGGTTCTCTTCATCCGGAATGATTAATGAAATCCTGCTCAATTTAGCAATCATTTCGAAACCGGTAAATATTTTACTCGATGCGAACAAGTATTGGTGGATTGCAACGTTATCGGATATTTGGAAAGAGGCGGGTTGGGGAACGATTTTATACCTAGCCATCATGTCGAAAATTGATCCTACCTATTATGAAGCTGCCAAAATAGATGGGGCCAGTCGTATGAGACAAATTTGGAATATTACCCTCCCTAACATGAAGCCGATTATCAGTTTAAACCTTATTCTGACTGTAAGCGGTTTATTAGGATCGAATCTAGATCAAACCTTGGTCTTGATGAATTCTCAGAACCGTGAAAAAGCAGAAGTAATTAATTCTTATGTGTATCGAATGGGTATGACGCAAGGTGACTTCTCTTATGCAACCGCTGTTGGTTTAGGTGTCTCCATCGTATCAGTGATCCTATTGATTAGTGCCAACAAAGTATCTAGCAAATTAAATGATAATCAATCAGTTCTGTAA
- a CDS encoding carbohydrate ABC transporter permease yields the protein MNRTVAKEDLDSRIFNTINIILLCICTVIIVVPLWNVVISSLSSGKALAEGGFIFWSPEFSLENYRAVFKDETIGLAFLVSIAKTFIGVITHVFFCAMIGYGLSKKYIRGRKLYVAMGVVTMFFSGGMIPTYLLIKSLGLLNSFWVYIIPALFSYYDVVILMNFFRNVPDSLEESAKIDGAGDWRIFLKIFIPLSMPAMATIALFNGVGQWNDFMTTKLYITDQALYPLQMKLYEIIVQSQTQSMQNVGGSAIIETTTKGVQLATIVITTLPIVVMYPILQRYFISGMMMGAVKE from the coding sequence GTGAATCGGACGGTAGCTAAAGAAGATCTCGACAGTCGAATCTTTAATACCATAAACATTATCTTGCTCTGTATTTGTACTGTAATTATCGTTGTTCCTTTATGGAATGTGGTCATATCATCCTTAAGTTCAGGGAAGGCTCTCGCGGAAGGCGGATTTATATTTTGGTCTCCTGAGTTCTCCTTAGAAAATTATCGGGCTGTATTTAAAGACGAGACGATTGGTCTAGCATTCCTGGTCTCGATTGCCAAAACGTTCATCGGTGTCATTACCCACGTATTCTTTTGCGCGATGATCGGTTATGGGTTGAGTAAAAAATACATACGTGGCCGCAAGCTGTACGTTGCCATGGGTGTTGTCACCATGTTCTTCTCGGGTGGTATGATCCCTACGTATTTATTGATTAAGTCACTTGGTCTATTGAACAGCTTTTGGGTTTATATTATCCCGGCCTTATTCAGTTATTATGATGTGGTTATTCTAATGAACTTCTTTAGAAACGTTCCGGATTCACTTGAAGAGTCAGCCAAAATCGATGGTGCAGGTGACTGGCGTATTTTCCTAAAGATATTTATCCCTCTTTCTATGCCGGCTATGGCTACTATTGCGTTATTTAACGGGGTTGGGCAATGGAATGACTTTATGACCACCAAATTATACATTACCGATCAAGCACTCTATCCGCTGCAGATGAAGCTCTATGAAATCATCGTTCAGTCTCAAACGCAATCCATGCAAAATGTCGGTGGATCTGCCATTATCGAAACTACGACTAAAGGGGTTCAACTAGCAACAATTGTCATTACAACTTTGCCGATTGTTGTGATGTATCCAATATTACAAAGGTACTTTATTTCAGGAATGATGATGGGGGCGGTTAAAGAATAG
- a CDS encoding sugar ABC transporter substrate-binding protein: MNKAFGKKGLKLCTALMAVVLVFTGCGSKGSSDNSSKELSSIEGRYTIDPETPAWKLDTKEETTDLTWYVNADWWNTDFGKDLVTKKIKEDLNINIKFITGDDTKLNTIFAGGEMPDLLTVLDSNSPVVQKASTWALPLNDLADKYDPYFNKVAAKDTMNWFQLADGKTYGYPNYSNTQNDYDSGNIPAKTAFVIRKDVYEAIGKPTIGTPEEFKSAMQQIKKQFPEMIPFGFNSIGTGTGSLGDVLQDFIGVPMETENGEFYNRNLDEDYLTWLKTLNEVYRNGDISDDSFADDGTGFEEKLKSGKYATLLLDGTPQQSGNLQIFMTGNPGKEYIAIDGPQSTVGHEPTLNQSGITGWMISFITKKAKDPAKAIQVYTYLLSEEGQKLMNYGIEGETYKVNEAGKIEFLPEIKDLQLNNADKFKKDYRMGEFMFFGHDRDKALSNDAFAESIKQMQEWGKGKMKPHFILENINPAQGTPEARSLTAIDATWNTTLVSLIRSKDDATFESTLAAYKTFLNENNWDKIVEIRTEKMKNNKEKLGLK; encoded by the coding sequence ATGAACAAAGCATTTGGGAAAAAAGGACTCAAACTTTGTACTGCGCTTATGGCTGTTGTATTGGTATTTACCGGTTGTGGATCGAAGGGGAGTTCTGATAATTCCAGCAAAGAACTGAGCTCCATTGAAGGTCGTTATACGATTGACCCGGAAACACCGGCTTGGAAGCTGGATACAAAAGAAGAGACTACAGATCTTACTTGGTACGTGAATGCAGATTGGTGGAATACTGATTTCGGCAAGGATCTCGTTACAAAGAAAATTAAAGAGGATTTAAATATCAATATTAAATTTATTACTGGGGACGACACGAAGTTAAATACTATTTTTGCTGGTGGCGAAATGCCTGACTTGTTGACTGTACTTGATTCCAACTCTCCTGTGGTACAAAAAGCTTCAACATGGGCGCTGCCTTTGAATGATCTGGCAGATAAATACGATCCTTATTTCAATAAAGTAGCTGCAAAAGATACAATGAACTGGTTCCAATTAGCTGATGGAAAGACTTATGGCTATCCTAACTACTCGAATACTCAAAACGATTATGACAGCGGTAACATTCCTGCGAAAACAGCATTTGTCATCCGTAAGGATGTTTACGAAGCGATTGGAAAACCAACCATTGGTACTCCGGAAGAATTCAAGAGTGCTATGCAACAAATCAAAAAGCAGTTCCCAGAAATGATTCCGTTTGGATTTAACTCCATTGGTACAGGTACTGGTTCCTTGGGAGATGTACTACAGGACTTCATCGGCGTACCGATGGAAACTGAAAATGGTGAATTCTACAACCGTAACCTGGATGAGGATTACTTGACTTGGTTAAAAACGTTAAATGAAGTCTACAGAAATGGTGACATCAGTGATGACAGTTTTGCTGATGACGGAACAGGCTTTGAAGAAAAATTAAAATCAGGTAAATATGCAACGCTGCTGCTGGATGGAACGCCTCAACAAAGTGGTAACCTGCAGATCTTCATGACTGGAAATCCAGGCAAAGAATATATCGCTATTGATGGACCGCAAAGCACAGTAGGACATGAGCCAACGTTGAATCAGTCAGGAATTACTGGTTGGATGATCAGTTTCATTACTAAAAAGGCTAAAGACCCTGCTAAAGCCATTCAAGTATACACGTATTTGCTTAGTGAAGAAGGACAGAAGCTTATGAACTACGGTATTGAAGGAGAGACCTATAAAGTTAACGAAGCCGGTAAAATTGAATTCTTACCTGAAATCAAAGATCTTCAATTGAACAATGCGGATAAATTTAAAAAAGATTACCGGATGGGCGAATTTATGTTCTTCGGACATGACCGTGATAAAGCATTGAGTAATGATGCATTCGCAGAGTCGATTAAACAAATGCAAGAATGGGGCAAAGGAAAGATGAAACCTCACTTCATTCTGGAAAATATCAACCCTGCTCAAGGCACGCCTGAAGCGCGCAGTCTCACTGCAATTGATGCTACTTGGAATACTACTCTTGTAAGTTTAATTCGTTCAAAGGATGATGCTACATTTGAAAGCACTTTGGCTGCTTATAAAACATTCTTGAATGAAAACAACTGGGATAAGATCGTAGAAATTCGTACTGAAAAAATGAAGAATAACAAAGAAAAATTAGGTCTTAAATAA